The sequence TACCTTGTTCAAGATAGCTGTCGACTAACAAGTCAACTAAGCTCACGATAGGGCCTAGCTGATTAACACCTTCATTGAGCCCCTCTATGACGATATCCTGCCCAACTTTGCCTATCTGATCTGCCATATTCGCACGTTCTATATATTGATCTGGGGTGGGTCTAGATAACAGACTCATGAAAATATCCATCTCATCGACGGCGGCTCTGTATTCATCAAGCTCTATATAAGTGCGTGCCAGATCGAGCCTGGCCGATTTATAACTGGGATCGAGTTCTATCACCTTAGAGAGTAACTTATAGGCCTCATCCGGCATCCCGGACTGCAGCCGCATTCTTCCCATGTAATACCAGATATCGATACGCAAGTTAGCATCGTCAGTGCTAGCCATGGCGCTTTGAAAATCTTGCCATGCTAAGCCCCAATGATGATTCTCACTATGGAGTTCGCCACGTTGCAGTAATAGATGGGCAATATTTGTCTGTGAGGCTAATTGGGCATTCAAGTTAGGGGCAAGCAAGTCATTGATATGCTGTACCCGAACATCGAGCTGGGCATGGGCAC is a genomic window of Shewanella psychrophila containing:
- a CDS encoding tetratricopeptide repeat protein, whose translation is MKILVMKILVSLCLSYSLFCSALVGAHAQLDVRVQHINDLLAPNLNAQLASQTNIAHLLLQRGELHSENHHWGLAWQDFQSAMASTDDANLRIDIWYYMGRMRLQSGMPDEAYKLLSKVIELDPSYKSARLDLARTYIELDEYRAAVDEMDIFMSLLSRPTPDQYIERANMADQIGKVGQDIVIEGLNEGVNQLGPIVSLVDLLVDSYLEQGKPEEALRVIEQLPHEVNSLPRWQLKKGDIYQESKQYFDAETAYQHGLSKINQMPEHRRLTPAVQDLKSQLEAKLNTQ